A single Ptychodera flava strain L36383 unplaced genomic scaffold, AS_Pfla_20210202 Scaffold_158__1_contigs__length_75536_pilon, whole genome shotgun sequence DNA region contains:
- the LOC139126906 gene encoding uncharacterized protein has translation MHRWCTLLAAVGLFIACQAVEIDRCEFCSVDLMETDSEYFQCSRDQVDCLPGLAEAAAKVDFATVKPDEVEYHMMAMTADLDKPRWRMYSIIYDCCDDVPCDLTKPAGDQLDPSVAGCVNCTKSFISGGYYFWQCEDLGQEGCPMAFALGRVDFDPCPKEIEKQVSEYCLIMPGKNEGEFLPFCTYGDAK, from the exons ATGCATCGTTGGTGTACTCTTCTCGCCGCTGTCGGTTTGTTCATCGCCTGCCAGGCCGTTGAGATTGACAGGTGCGAGTTCTGCTCGGTAGACCTGATGGAAACTGACAGCGAGTATTTCCAGTGCTCCCGGGATCAGGTTGACTGCTTGCCCGGTCTGGCCGAAGCCGCTGCTAAGGTAGACTTCGCCACAGTCAAGCCTGACGAAGTGGAGTACCACATGATGGCGATGACAGCGGACCTGGATAAGCCGAGGTGGAGGATGTACTCCATCATCTACGACTGCTGTGATGACGTACCCTGTGATCTGACAAAACCGGCCGGTGACCAGTTAGATCCCTCCGTTGCGGGATGTGTCAACTGCACTAAAAGCTTCATTTCTGGTGGTTACTACTTTTGGCAGTGCGAAGACCTTGGACAG GAAGGTTGTCCGATGGCGTTTGCCTTGGGAAGAGTCGATTTCGACCCCTGTCCGAAAGAAATCGAGAAACAAGTGTCTGAGTATTGCCTCATCATGCCAGGGAAAAACGAGGGTGAATTCCTTCCGTTCTGCACTTACGGAGATGCCAAATAA